GGATGTGCTGCTTTCTTCATCTTTATCATATGCCTGCATCTTTTTCTCTTCATTGGAAAGGTGGTCCACAAGCTTTACAGGTTCACTAGCCTTTGAATGAGTGCCTTTGGCAACATTCTGTAACTGCTCTTGTCTAGTCTTACTTCCTGATGCTCTGGAAGGACTTTTGCCAGAGTTCTCTAACTGCTCCTGTCTGGTTCTACTTCCTGTTGCTCTGGAAGGACTCTTGCCTGAATTCTGCAACTGTTCCTGTCTGGTCTTACCCCCTGATGCTCTGGAAGGACTCTTGCCAGAACTCTGCaactgttcctgtcttgtcttaCTTCCTGATGCACTTGAAGGACTCTTGCCAGAACTCTGCaactgttcctgtcttgtcttaCTTCCTGATGCTCTGGAAGGACTCTTGCCAGAATTCTGCAACTGCTCTTGTCTGGTCTTTCCCCCTGATGCTCTGGAGGAACCTATCCTTGACATAGTTTTAGCTAACAATTGAGTTGGTTTATGCTGTGTTCTGCTTGTCACTTTTGCTAAAAGTGTGCTGTTCCTGCTTTCTCCTTCTGATGTAGAGCAGGAAGACGCCTTTTTAACCTCCAAAACTGGAATTCTACATTTATGCCTTGTGTTTGGAAATGGATCTAATCTTGTACTGGCTTTGATTCCTGTGGCTTGGACTGAGGTCAAACCAGCACTTCTACAGTCCTGTGTTGAATGGTGTGCTCTCACTGGTAACCTCGACTTTAGTGGCTGTTTTTTCACATTCTTGTATTGTAAAACTGCTGTATTGTCTGCCTTGCTTCTTGCACATGCTTCTCTAATATTATCACAGTCTGTCTTAAATGAATTATTAGGATGCTCAGAAGAATTGTGCATAGGCTTTGAGTGATGATGCTGTTCTACTGTACAGCACTGCATGTAATCAGTTCCACAACCTGGGGCTTCTAGGTCATTACTGTTATTGCAGTTCTCAGTCTGAAGGCATTGTCTCTGCTCTGACTTTGATAAGTCTGTCCTCTGCATGCAAAGGCCTCCTGTACTAGTTCCTGGTCTCATTTCCTGTGAATCCCCTGATGTTTTAAGCTCAGAACAATCCCAGTCCACACACACCAACTCCCTTTTCTCACCAGATGTAGCTTTAACTCCTATCTTAAAAGAGGAACACAAATTAGAACTGACTTCTGAATATGGGGGTGGTTCCATAATGTTGTCGTGAGATGGAGTGTCCGAGCGGTCAGTGCAAATCTGAATTACATTGTATGAAATTACTGTGTTGTCATCCATCCTAACCTGTGCCCGATCTACTGTCTGTGGTTGTGAGGTGACTGCCCCTGCTTTTCTGCCCCCTTCCCTTTTATCCCCTGATCTCGTTCCATAAATATGCTCACCAATCTGAAAAAACTGCAGCCTTTCTTCAACAAAATCCCGCTTGCTCATGTCAATCGCACCACTGCGGGTCATCTCAAACATCTTCCCTTCGTGGAAGGGGAAAGGGTTAGGCTCGCTAGTCGGTGTGCTTTCATCTGTCGGAGTTCTTGCAGGAGTCGTGTCAGGGGTAGTCGTTTGAGACTTGTCGTCAACAGCTAACCCAAAAGGCTTTGGCTCATCATCTTTAATTCTAGCATCAACGACTTCATCGTCTCCTCCTTTACTCGACCAAGGATCAAAGTCCAAGCCTTTTGTAGCTACAGTTTTAAAAGGGGTGTTAAATTCTTCATCTAGTTTGTAGCTAAAATACGTGTCTGGCAATCCCTCTTGCCTGGACTGCTTCTTGTCACTTTCATTGCCGTTTCCATTGTCTGATTTTTTAACAGAAGAATCactctttgtttttgctttttggcaCTCTTCCATTGGCGCTTCCTCCTCGATAACCTCAAGTTTACTTTGGCTGAAAGAACGGTCACTAGGCCTAAGCATACTTTCTGATGCCCAAATGTCCTTTCTGTTTTCAGTTGGAAATCCAAATGGTTTTACATCACTTAGATCATTAAGTCCGTCGTCTTCGTCCTGGAAATCATATCCATCCAGAGAATCGATCTCTGTGGCATCTGTATCATGAGAGAACTCGGCAGTTGTTGCTATTGAGCAGTCCGTAATAGACTGATCATTGCCATTTTGCTCATAGTCATAATCCTCGGCTTTGCCATTGCCATTTGTCCCATTTGGCTCTTTATGATTACCATTCTTGTCATTCTTTTTGGGTTTGGTTTCGTTCTCTTCTTGCTTCTGTTCATCAAGCTTAAAGGTATATTTCTTAACAGGAATGGGCTGAAAGATTGATTCATCATCACTCGAATCACTGTCATTAGCCCCAGGGGGCACAGGGGAAGGAGGCTGAACTCTGATTATGGGCTCAGCAAGCAAATGCTTATCATGTTCCTCTTGGAGGTTCACCTCCATCATATCAGTCTCGGCCTCTGAGGAAGGGGAAGATCCTTTTTTCTCGGGTTGTGATGAATCAGAATCtaagggagggggagggggaaacTCTATGTATGCAACTCGTTTGTCTTTACCTGCCTGTCCAGTATCCTGACTCCCATTGGGTGGCTCAGGAACTATGATCTTTTCTGGTTGAAGTTCCTTAAATGAACTTGCTTTGCCTTGCTCTGAGTCCTCTGATTCTTCTGAGACCTCAGCAATGGGGCTTGCAATGCCTGGTATAAATGGCATGAAAGAGTCAGGGGTTCGAGAAGTGAGGTCGTAACTGACTTCCTCACTGCTGGGGGTTTCTGGTGTCATTGGACTTTTACCAGAACTATCAAGAAACGATATCTGCTCGAGTGTGTCATCGTCTGGGCTACCTTGAGGTGATGTTGGCTGTCTCTGTTTGACTGCATAAATTGTTCGGCTTTCTGAAGTGACAATTTTTTTGACTGATCCATTTTGCCCACCTGGGGAATCTTTCTCACCTTGTTTTCCTACCTGCACACTAACGTAAACTGGCAATGTTTTCAGTCCTTTAAAACTCTCTCTTGTTGTGACTGTAGATACCTTCTCCACTGGACTGAGGCTACTGGAGCTCAAATCCTTTGAAGTACTACCCTCTAAAGAATCCTGAGACTTTCGTGCAGCAACGTCTCCCTTGGAGAGCTCTGAGCGACCTTGAACTCTTGTTTTAGATAGGGTAGGAATATGTGATGTACTTTTTTCAGATTGCTTTGCTATTGTGTCTTGTTTTGATTTCTTAGCTTGATCAGTCTCCGAAGGACCAGTAGGTGATCTCACAGGAATGTGCGACTCTAtcttttttttaagacttttcgTCTGTGAGTCATCACTGTCTGCATGGTCCTTTCTGATGGCTAAACCTGATTTGACCTCCTTGACAGGCGACTTCAGATGCTGCCCTTTATTGTCAGCACTACTTGCACTCTGCACAACAGGGCTACTGAGATCTTTTAATGATCCTCGGATTTGTTTCTCTTTGGCTTCAGCAAGCTTTTCAGTTGTGTCAGATTCGAAACTTTTGGCAACCTGTTCATATTGTGCCCTTTTTTTAGATGTGCTACTGGAAATGGTGCCTGAACCTTCCAACACTTTGTCATTTAGTTCTTTTGAGGATGCAGATCCACATTTACTACCATATAAACCTTGTCCGATGGTTAACTTACTTTTCTCACTCTCAGCAACCTTTTTCAGGGTTTTTTCTTCTTCACTCGAATCAGTTTTAGATGTCTTGGATCCAGTAAAGAGCTGATACACAGGTAATTTACTTTCCTGAAACTTTTTAACAGGTTGTTTAGATTGTTCTGTTGGACTACTTTTACTTTGCTTTTGAGCCTCTGCTTCAAACTTCAACCGAACAGAACTGACTTTGGAAGGCTTTACTGGAACTGGGGGAGATGTTTCACCCTGCTTTTCCTGCTTTGATTGGTCTTCATTTAACCGTGTCTGTACAGACCTCTCTGGGCTGCTTGGCAAACTAGCACTTTTCCTTTCATTCATGCTGCCAAACATTTTGTGCCTTCCCTTACTCCACTCCTCGGAGCTTAATTCACTCTTTTGCTTTGTTTTCTCAGGACTGCTGCACACTGAGCTTGGACCTGACCGTGTCTCTCTCGATTCTCTCATGGGTGGCTTTTTCTCAGGAGACTGAAGCTCATCATTAAGCTTTTCTGTTTTGTCTCTGAAAAACTGTGAAACTTCGCTCAGTTTTTCCTCAGCCTCTTTAACTGTGCGATCAACACGATCTTCGTATATGAGTTTCTCTCTATTCCTGTCCTGCCTGTCTTGGGTGAAACGCATCCAGACAGCATGTTTGGGGCTACCAGGCTCTGTAGTATAGTGCAAGACTGTCAGTTTATCATACTGGTCATCTTTCTGAGTAAATTTACCAGATTTTTCTGATGAGTCTCGTGCTGACCTGTAAGTCTGTTCTTTCCTGGCCCCAGGACTTTTTTCCCCATAATAGCCTTCTGCTCCTTGCATTTCAGGGGTCACTTCGTGTCCCTGGTGTGCCACTGGGTCCTCAGTATCAGAATGTGATACGTCTAATTTTTCAGAAAGGAGCATTTTTTCAGCAAATCTGTAAGACTCTCCCCTTAACTCAGATAATTCATCATCATGGTACTCAATGGAGTGCTGGGTcaggagtttaaaagctttatatgAGTCATCAGCAATAAGCTGAGCTGAACTGGGTCGACTGTCCTCCTCTTGAGACAAAGGTGTATTGACTCTAGAAGTTTCCAAGAAAGAGGGCAGTGTTTCCTCAGCAAGCTCTTCCTCTTCCTGCAGAGCCTCGTAATCACCCTCTACCCTATCAGAAAGTTCTTTAAGGCCGCGGCTGCCTTTGCATACGTAGTCGGGGTGTTTCTTTGTCTCTCTGATAATTACTTCTGTCGGATCTGTTGTGTTGCCCTTTTCAATGTGAACCTCGATTATTCTTTCAACTTTGGGTTTAGTGTCCTTTTCAAGGAACCGTGGGGTTAATTCATCCCCTTTGATAGAATCCTGACCAGCCTTGTGTTCAAACAAGCCAGCCAGTTCTTTGGAGGGGTCTCTGCCTGACTGGAAGGCTTTCATTATGTCTCGAACTGACATTGTTTCTTCAATCCTGTCAGAGCCTGCATCTTTAAGCTGGGGTTTGTGGTACACCATTCTAGTTGTAGTTGTTATATGAGTTTCCTCTTTCAGACGCATGCTTTTGCTCACTAGAGAGTCTTCATCGGAACTGACTTTAATCTGGAATGTTTTAACTTTATCTTTGATAGAGCCAGCAATCGTCTCTGGTTCAATGCAAGCCGGTGAGTTCAAggccgctgctgctgcttcttccaTTAAGGGCTCACAGGCCTCCTCAGGGTGTTCATAACTCCTAATGACACGAACAACCTCTGTTCTGGTTTCTGTTATAACTGGGGGAATGGGAACGTCTGTAAAGAGGGGTTTGGGCCCTGTGCTCTCTGCACTTTGCGGAGCTGAGGGTGTCTTTTCGCTTCTGGTTTCAAAACCACTGTCTGAGAGTGGGCTTTTATCCTGTTCATGGGAAAAATCATCAGGGGATTCCAAAATGGCATCTGTACCACTGTAGGAATCAGCTAATTTGCACAAATCTTTTTCGGATGGAGAGGAGCGCATGCCTGGAGGCGGCATTTTGAGCTTATGCTCAGGTTTCAGGGCACGTTTTTGCTTTTCCTCTCCTTCTTTCATTTCCTCGAATTTACTCTTTACACCAGACATTTTGGAAAGTGAGCTAGCCCCAATGTCATTCACTAAGTAGTCAACAACCTTGGCTAAATCGAGATCTTTGTCTTGCACTGACTGTGGTCTAACTGGGAGGGTAGGATCAAAAGGAGGTAGAGATTTGAGGACACTTTGCTGAGCTTCTTCTATTTCATCTTTAGAAAACTCTTCCCATTCATCCTCAGAAGCCTTGTCTTTAACAGTGCCTTTTGCCTCACTCAGAACATCCTTAGTCAGGATTTCACTAACTTTCACAAGATCTTCTTTAACTTTTTCAACAAGACTGAAAGGTTCCTCATCATCTATTTTGGGTTCCTTAGAAGCCTGAGACTGATAGCTTTTAGCTACTGAAGCCGAATCAGTTTGCAAAATGGCAGTCATTTTAATCAGATCCTCTTTCATGTCTGCCACATCCCTCAAAATCTCCTGACTGGACGAGAGCTGTGCGGCAGTGGCTGCTTTAAATGCTGCGGAGGGAATGAAGAGTGCGGGTTTTGAGGGTTTAGATCTGGGAGTAGAGGatggtgtttgagtgtgtgtctgaGGTGGAATGGTTATTTTGTCTGGTACTCTCCTTTCTTGGGGCTCAGGTAGAACATTCACTAGGGAGAACACTGGAACCGTCATTGAACATGTTACAGGTGTGCTGGTGGAAGCTGGGGATCTAAGAGATGCATAAACTGAACTGGACACATTTGACCTTAAAGGAGATGACTTGGATTTTAGTGTTTCATAGCTTGGCGTCGTGCTGGCAATAAGAGTTTTTTCAGCCTCGCTGAAGGCTGTGCAAGCACTCGCTGCAGCTGCTTGTGAAGCTTGTATCCTCTCTTGCAAACTGCAAGTTCCTCCTGAGAATAGGCGGGACGACACAGAAGAGGAAGACGGGTATTTGATGGGTGAAACTGATCCATTGAGTAGTGCTGTTTCAGTGGGGACGACAGCAGGTTTTGCTGGTGATGACAGTGATGATAGAATTGTTCCCCTAGAAGCTGCAGCTCCATCTGCAGAGGTTCTGAGTGTTGACAGACTGGACAAGGATCTAATGGGGGATGCTACTGTGGTGGTTGAGGAAGCGAAGGTTGATTTGAACGATAACGCAGAAGTGTACAAATTTGCTGTTGATTTTGGAGATTCTGGTGGTGTCACTGAGGGGAAAGTTCTATCCAGTATGGATCCAGGTGATGACACCGAGATTGGTCTTGAAGATAATGAAGCTGCAAGTCCCTTTATTGACACAGGATCTGTACTGGTTTTAAGAGGTGAAGAAATGAGACCAGTTGAAACCGGAGCAGTGTATTGGGCTTGCTGAAGAACAGTCTTTATGGGAGATGAGATAGATCTGTATGTTCTAATGGGTGATGCTACATCAGTAACAGACTTAACAGGAGATACGTTTGTGGTTCCCAGGGTGGACTTGAGTGGAGAAGCTGAGGATATTGACCAGACTGACTTTAATGGCGAAGCAGATGGCGTGTTGGAAGGTGAGCTGGAGAGGGAACCCAGTCCACATTTTGTTTGCCCAGGGACGGTAATAGGAGCAGTCGACCATGCCTGGTAAGATCTTGTTGAAAAGACAGGTTTGTGAGGGTAACCAGCAGGCAGTGTTCTTGTTGTACTTCGTTCAACTGTTTCTTTAAACAGACAAATGAAAATCCaacacaaaatcaacaaaaaatggttgagaaacagagagaccaGAGGGAAAAAATTGGTCAGTGGTGCTCGTATCATAGAAGAAGGAAAAGCAATGCTTTCATGGTGGTGTGAAATGGGTTGGATGATGAAGAAGGAtccaaaagaaatgtaaaaagaaGCCCAACAAAAAACTGTGATCCATGGTCCACAAAAATGATACGCAAAATATAAACGGAAGTCCCACAAAGCACATACAGAAACATAAGGACTGAGGCAATGACCAACAAAAACGCAAAATGGCAAGACAAATGCAGAGAACCCAGAGTAAAACAAATTCTCTTTTGACTTTAGATGTGCTATATTCCCCTGTCACTGGCTACCTTGATTTTACTAACGTGCCTTTTATCTGTTTGGTCTGAAAAAACATGTTCATCCCAAAATTTGGATATTCTGACAAAACAGTAAAAGTAAGGACTACAAAACAAAAATACCCTAGTTCCTTTGCTACAGCAACCCGTATTATGGCAAAAGCAGGCTAAGTGCTACATCTTAGGTCCATAATAACTCATCATGCAGGACTGAGTATTCTCGGTGACAGGCATTTCAATGCAAACTGTGAAAGCACCTGAGAAAAGTTTTCTTTGTGAATCTCCATGCATTTCTTtccaaaaaataaatcaaaactcGGCACAATCACAAAGCCAAAAGGAGCAAGACTAGTTGTAAAAGAAGGATAAGAAAGGAGGGGGGACTTTACTTTGATGTCATATTGCACTGTGCATTAATTAGTCAATCAAAGTAAAATTTTATGGATATTGTAGTTGAGTTGTTCTCTTgtcagtgggggggggggggaatggaCAGAGATATTAAACAATATCTAACAAAGTGAGCAGGCACAGCACAGCAACTACATAAACCATGCAAAAGTAAATTGTACAAAATCAAGCATGAGGACTTTGTTATGCATGGTAAAAATGTGCAGATAACATTtgtttatatttcagtttatagATAGTCAATGTGGGTCACGTAGTAAATTGTTGTTATGTTGAAACACTACTAAGAATGTTAGTAAAATATCACACTCACTCATTCCAGGCTCGGTCAGATAGCTGTAGCGCTTACGTAAGGCTAGAGATGCAAAGGTATGACGTCGTTCTGGCTTTTCAGtctgcaacaacaacaacacaaagtCCTATCAGTACCCC
This genomic stretch from Astyanax mexicanus isolate ESR-SI-001 chromosome 15, AstMex3_surface, whole genome shotgun sequence harbors:
- the ank3b gene encoding ankyrin-3 isoform X21, translated to MAHAASQLKKKADLDLNAAEEEKEKERKRKSRKRSREVKKKTDSNASYLRAARSGNLEKALDYLKSGVDINICNQNGLNALHLASKEGHVEVVTQLIKMGATVDAATKKGNTALHIASLAGQSDVVKELVTNGANVNAQSQNGFTPLYMAAQENHLDVVRYLLDNGSSQSIATEDGFTPLAVALQQGHDQVVSLLLENDTKGKVRLPALHIAARKDDTKAAALLLQNDHNADVESKMMVNRTTESGFTPLHIAAHYGNINVATLLLNRGAAVDFKARNDITPLHVASKRGNSNMVKLLLERGARIDAKTKDGLTPLHCGARSGHEQVVEMLLDRGAPILSKTKNGLSPLHMATQGDHLNCVQLLLHHEVPVDDVTNDYLTALHVAAHCGHYKVAKVIVDKKANPNAKALNGFTPLHIACKKNRIKVMELLLKHGASIQAVTESGLTPIHVAAFMGHENIVTQLMNHGASPNTTNVRGETALHMAARAGQTEVVKYLVQNGAYVDAKSKDDQTPLHISSRLGKPEIIQQLLQHGACPDSTTTSGYTPLHLAAREGHKDVASILLDQGASLGITTKKGFTPLHVAAKYGKIEVANLLLQKRAPPDASGKSGLTPLHVAAHYDNQKVALLLLDQGASPHAAAKNGYTPLHIAAKKNQMEIATTLLEYGADTNAITRQGISPLHLASQEGNVDMVTLLMARDATISLCNKSGLTPLHLAAQEDRVNVAEVLVNHGATVDPETKMGYTPLHVACHYGNVKMVHFLLKNQAKVNAKTKNGYTPLHQAAQQGHTHIINLLLQHGAAPNELTVNGNTALSIARRLGYISVVDTLRVVTEETLTTLTVTEKHKMNVPETMNEVLDMSDDEVRRANVPEMLTEDYISDVDEGEDAMTGDTDKYLGPQDLRELGDDSLPQEGYVGFSIGARTASLRSFSSDRSNTLNRSSFTRDSMMIEEILAPTKDTSVCKEMPFVVEPQNKHLAAAKDFDADSLRRYSWTGDTLDNVNLVSSPIHSGVSSPLPQYDSRFLVSFMVDARGGSMRGSRHNGMRIIIPPRKCTAPTRITCRLVKRHKLASPPPMVEGEGLASRLVEVGPAGAHFLGPVIVEIPHFGSMRGKERELIILRSENGETWKEHQYDCRTEALNELLNGMDEELESLEELEKKRICRIITKDFPQYFAVVSRIKQESNQMGPEGGVLSSMTVPHVQASFPEGALTKKIRVGLQAQPVPDETVKKILGNRATFSPIVTVEPRRRKFHKPITMTIPVPPLSGEGVTNGYKGDSTPCLRLLCSITGGTSPAQWEDITGTTPLTFVNDCVSFTTNVSARFWLADCHQIPDTVGLATQLYRELICVPYMAKFVVFAKMNDPVESNLRCFCMTDDKVDKTLEQQENFEEVARSKDIEVLEGKPIYVDCYGNLTPLTKAGQQLLLNFYAFKENRLPFCVKIRDNSQEPCGRLSFLRELKTSKGIPQTAVCNLNITLPALKKDMDSDADEETEKPERRHTFASLALRKRYSYLTEPGMKTVERSTTRTLPAGYPHKPVFSTRSYQAWSTAPITVPGQTKCGLGSLSSSPSNTPSASPLKSVWSISSASPLKSTLGTTNVSPVKSVTDVASPIRTYRSISSPIKTVLQQAQYTAPVSTGLISSPLKTSTDPVSIKGLAASLSSRPISVSSPGSILDRTFPSVTPPESPKSTANLYTSALSFKSTFASSTTTVASPIRSLSSLSTLRTSADGAAASRGTILSSLSSPAKPAVVPTETALLNGSVSPIKYPSSSSVSSRLFSGGTCSLQERIQASQAAAASACTAFSEAEKTLIASTTPSYETLKSKSSPLRSNVSSSVYASLRSPASTSTPVTCSMTVPVFSLVNVLPEPQERRVPDKITIPPQTHTQTPSSTPRSKPSKPALFIPSAAFKAATAAQLSSSQEILRDVADMKEDLIKMTAILQTDSASVAKSYQSQASKEPKIDDEEPFSLVEKVKEDLVKVSEILTKDVLSEAKGTVKDKASEDEWEEFSKDEIEEAQQSVLKSLPPFDPTLPVRPQSVQDKDLDLAKVVDYLVNDIGASSLSKMSGVKSKFEEMKEGEEKQKRALKPEHKLKMPPPGMRSSPSEKDLCKLADSYSGTDAILESPDDFSHEQDKSPLSDSGFETRSEKTPSAPQSAESTGPKPLFTDVPIPPVITETRTEVVRVIRSYEHPEEACEPLMEEAAAAALNSPACIEPETIAGSIKDKVKTFQIKVSSDEDSLVSKSMRLKEETHITTTTRMVYHKPQLKDAGSDRIEETMSVRDIMKAFQSGRDPSKELAGLFEHKAGQDSIKGDELTPRFLEKDTKPKVERIIEVHIEKGNTTDPTEVIIRETKKHPDYVCKGSRGLKELSDRVEGDYEALQEEEELAEETLPSFLETSRVNTPLSQEEDSRPSSAQLIADDSYKAFKLLTQHSIEYHDDELSELRGESYRFAEKMLLSEKLDVSHSDTEDPVAHQGHEVTPEMQGAEGYYGEKSPGARKEQTYRSARDSSEKSGKFTQKDDQYDKLTVLHYTTEPGSPKHAVWMRFTQDRQDRNREKLIYEDRVDRTVKEAEEKLSEVSQFFRDKTEKLNDELQSPEKKPPMRESRETRSGPSSVCSSPEKTKQKSELSSEEWSKGRHKMFGSMNERKSASLPSSPERSVQTRLNEDQSKQEKQGETSPPVPVKPSKVSSVRLKFEAEAQKQSKSSPTEQSKQPVKKFQESKLPVYQLFTGSKTSKTDSSEEEKTLKKVAESEKSKLTIGQGLYGSKCGSASSKELNDKVLEGSGTISSSTSKKRAQYEQVAKSFESDTTEKLAEAKEKQIRGSLKDLSSPVVQSASSADNKGQHLKSPVKEVKSGLAIRKDHADSDDSQTKSLKKKIESHIPVRSPTGPSETDQAKKSKQDTIAKQSEKSTSHIPTLSKTRVQGRSELSKGDVAARKSQDSLEGSTSKDLSSSSLSPVEKVSTVTTRESFKGLKTLPVYVSVQVGKQGEKDSPGGQNGSVKKIVTSESRTIYAVKQRQPTSPQGSPDDDTLEQISFLDSSGKSPMTPETPSSEEVSYDLTSRTPDSFMPFIPGIASPIAEVSEESEDSEQGKASSFKELQPEKIIVPEPPNGSQDTGQAGKDKRVAYIEFPPPPPLDSDSSQPEKKGSSPSSEAETDMMEVNLQEEHDKHLLAEPIIRVQPPSPVPPGANDSDSSDDESIFQPIPVKKYTFKLDEQKQEENETKPKKNDKNGNHKEPNGTNGNGKAEDYDYEQNGNDQSITDCSIATTAEFSHDTDATEIDSLDGYDFQDEDDGLNDLSDVKPFGFPTENRKDIWASESMLRPSDRSFSQSKLEVIEEEAPMEECQKAKTKSDSSVKKSDNGNGNESDKKQSRQEGLPDTYFSYKLDEEFNTPFKTVATKGLDFDPWSSKGGDDEVVDARIKDDEPKPFGLAVDDKSQTTTPDTTPARTPTDESTPTSEPNPFPFHEGKMFEMTRSGAIDMSKRDFVEERLQFFQIGPQSPCERTDLRMAIVADHLGLSWTELAREMDFSVDEINHIRVENPNSLTTQSFMLLKKWVNRDGKNATTDVLTAALTKINRMDIVTLLEGPIFDYGNISGTRCFADDNAVFRDQTDGYHSIDLELQSPTELNYEPPTPLRQDDFFSEDGSVVSPGRSPIRPSELSLPATSMDAASSSNATPPTVVAEDTHLGGRESCSREEDMAVGSESMAFLGAQESEEAFKDSEVFTQPAVPQPEVCEPREGESGWSGFDEGEEELTQEKLKSLLEDIKREEGFEDVEITDERVQEILSQVEQAEKELSSSFTGLQSELASTEKETSVSGQGLRTDAQKESSQKPTSSSPELQAEKQNGEHPQHQAQAGSLPEDQEPTTKLKSKVAKDSGKEEVSREAAVDSTKEESTAEPKAQVGEGAKGKKKEGRQKEKKGQS